From the Candidatus Stygibacter australis genome, one window contains:
- a CDS encoding T9SS type A sorting domain-containing protein: MKIVLLLSLLLLSIGLYSYVCWEEDGRAIRQETNLNYSSAVINLSGGGYMLMWSDSSDGLQEMKVQKVSEAGESVWAEPISLSERALYFPNGEIILQASDGNIITAWYELDNPTLIRCQKLDQDGNRLWGDDGLTFEMDFDTDDCFLLETVEDLNGGVYIIYNKNSVRAIHLDSDGNVSENWGSTGNVIFTDIVYSDLEVISDGYGGFVVSARENNSSTFLMQRFNIEAENLWEDEGLFITGTYDLQISNWETGMYAIIYRDREEEVFKTTLLSSDGDFLLEEPQTIGLQMQGGYIYDWDFTRSSDGKLIIVFSDNNYGSEVYVLVAQKLEIGEEPDWGENGIIIHINNFFNCSYTIEEISADESGGVFLCSEYWDEDVNGIMYDHLDCDGSPVSDELITEMSSHEHPSPVFLENSNNNCGIFWDIKEGGFQRIKMQIMDENDDLVFAAGGNTVYEVIAGNVGTAYLATSGTNTAITWEESRYDEYTTFIQLLDNETGETMFEDQGLAVNELYDIDQCYPKVAFSESGELICVCYHCTDYDVQTGGAQIIDLSGNLLVGENGLQFGALPVVFDQISLGRSGNDFLIAWSERSNDFIHPETFLKVQRINGNGALWGEGITLRSGIDNECIGITIEDNYIFWQEGDFSENPDLYVIRLDENGEPAPGWDMEGICLAQVINNPNYYYEFPYNENILVLWYQSSANHTYLYAQLVSEEGDLLWGDNGVEIGCDIYIKRIELFGEYLYISTWDNGPDNMEINKYDLEGNMVWSSPVVITSFPYSPRFDLKINDDVIVAYWTDNNYNIKALLYDLDGNLIENVPPDGIDICSAIHSQYLFTSIIDENDNSIVVWGDSRGEFMPASDPSIYVQKIDLSTVPVAEDDIPGGNLLNVSNYPNPFTRSTTLKCDLPRSAEDAEIVIYNIKGQKVRSLPATSNEVQWDCRNQAGNIAGSGVYFYVLQGKNIKSETGKMIMLR; encoded by the coding sequence ATGAAAATAGTTTTATTATTATCATTGTTATTATTATCAATCGGTTTATATAGTTATGTCTGCTGGGAGGAAGACGGCAGGGCGATCCGGCAGGAAACAAATCTTAATTATTCTTCGGCAGTGATCAATCTCAGTGGTGGCGGTTATATGCTGATGTGGAGTGATTCCTCTGATGGTTTGCAGGAAATGAAAGTGCAAAAGGTATCTGAAGCAGGTGAAAGTGTCTGGGCTGAGCCAATATCCTTATCAGAACGGGCATTATATTTCCCCAATGGTGAAATCATCTTGCAAGCTTCTGATGGAAATATCATTACTGCCTGGTATGAATTGGACAATCCGACTCTTATACGATGTCAGAAGCTTGATCAGGATGGTAATAGATTGTGGGGCGATGATGGATTAACTTTCGAGATGGATTTTGACACAGATGACTGCTTCCTTCTGGAAACAGTGGAAGACTTAAATGGTGGTGTATATATTATTTACAATAAGAATTCCGTTAGAGCTATACATTTAGATTCAGATGGAAATGTTAGTGAAAACTGGGGCAGTACTGGCAACGTGATCTTCACTGATATAGTTTATTCTGATCTGGAAGTTATATCTGATGGTTATGGTGGATTTGTAGTAAGTGCAAGGGAAAATAATTCCAGTACATTTCTAATGCAAAGATTCAATATTGAAGCAGAAAATCTCTGGGAAGATGAAGGTTTATTTATTACCGGGACATATGATCTTCAAATATCAAACTGGGAAACCGGGATGTATGCAATCATATATCGAGACAGAGAAGAAGAAGTATTCAAAACTACCTTACTAAGTTCCGATGGTGATTTTTTACTTGAAGAACCACAAACTATTGGATTACAAATGCAGGGGGGGTATATTTATGATTGGGATTTTACGCGATCCAGCGATGGTAAATTGATCATAGTATTCAGTGATAACAATTACGGTTCTGAGGTTTATGTATTAGTAGCTCAAAAACTTGAAATTGGAGAAGAACCGGATTGGGGAGAAAACGGTATCATAATTCATATCAATAATTTTTTCAACTGTAGTTACACGATTGAAGAAATTTCTGCTGACGAGAGCGGTGGGGTATTTTTATGCAGTGAATACTGGGATGAAGATGTTAATGGGATCATGTATGACCATCTTGATTGTGATGGCAGCCCTGTAAGTGATGAGCTTATAACAGAGATGTCATCCCATGAACATCCATCTCCTGTTTTTTTAGAAAATTCCAATAATAACTGCGGCATTTTCTGGGATATAAAAGAAGGCGGTTTCCAAAGAATAAAAATGCAGATTATGGATGAAAATGACGATCTGGTTTTTGCAGCAGGTGGCAATACTGTTTATGAAGTTATTGCAGGCAATGTGGGCACAGCATATCTTGCAACCAGTGGAACAAATACTGCCATAACCTGGGAAGAAAGCAGATATGATGAATACACAACATTTATTCAGTTACTGGATAATGAAACCGGTGAAACAATGTTTGAAGACCAGGGATTGGCAGTAAATGAATTATATGATATTGATCAGTGTTATCCCAAGGTAGCTTTCAGCGAGAGTGGTGAATTGATCTGCGTATGTTATCATTGTACTGATTACGACGTTCAAACAGGAGGTGCACAGATCATTGATCTTTCAGGAAATCTGCTGGTGGGTGAAAATGGCTTACAATTTGGAGCTTTACCGGTTGTTTTTGATCAGATATCATTAGGCAGGTCAGGTAATGATTTTCTGATAGCCTGGAGTGAAAGAAGTAATGATTTCATTCATCCGGAAACTTTCTTAAAAGTTCAAAGAATAAATGGAAATGGAGCATTATGGGGAGAAGGAATTACTTTGCGCAGCGGGATCGATAATGAATGTATCGGAATAACAATCGAAGATAATTACATTTTCTGGCAAGAAGGTGATTTTAGCGAAAATCCGGATTTGTATGTGATCAGGCTTGATGAAAATGGAGAACCGGCACCTGGCTGGGACATGGAAGGGATATGCCTGGCTCAGGTTATTAACAATCCGAATTATTATTATGAATTTCCTTATAATGAAAATATCTTGGTATTGTGGTATCAAAGTTCTGCTAATCACACCTACCTTTACGCCCAGTTAGTAAGTGAGGAAGGCGATTTACTCTGGGGTGATAACGGTGTTGAAATAGGTTGTGATATTTATATCAAAAGAATTGAATTATTTGGAGAATATCTCTATATTTCTACCTGGGATAATGGACCAGATAATATGGAAATAAATAAGTATGATCTTGAGGGAAATATGGTCTGGTCAAGTCCAGTTGTTATTACCAGTTTCCCATATTCACCAAGATTTGATCTGAAAATAAATGATGATGTTATCGTTGCCTATTGGACAGATAATAATTATAACATCAAGGCATTATTATATGATCTTGACGGTAATCTGATCGAAAATGTTCCTCCCGATGGAATAGACATCTGCTCAGCAATCCATAGCCAGTATCTATTTACCAGCATTATTGATGAAAATGATAACAGCATTGTGGTATGGGGTGACAGCAGAGGTGAATTCATGCCTGCAAGTGATCCCAGTATTTATGTGCAGAAGATTGATCTTAGCACGGTCCCTGTTGCTGAAGATGATATCCCAGGCGGTAATCTGCTGAATGTAAGTAATTATCCCAATCCGTTTACGAGAAGTACGACTTTGAAATGTGATCTGCCACGAAGTGCGGAAGATGCGGAAATAGTGATCTATAATATCAAAGGACAGAAGGTGAGAAGCTTACCGGCAACTTCAAATGAAGTTCAGTGGGACTGCCGGAATCAGGCAGGAAATATTGCCGGTTCAGGAGTATATTTTTACGTCCTGCAAGGTAAGAATATCAAAAGCGAAACAGGTAAAATGATCATGCTGCGTTAA